The sequence below is a genomic window from Acidobacteriota bacterium.
GTTGATTTGCATTGATGCTCGATTCCTCCTTCATGCCAGGTGGGATGAGGCTCGACGTCTCCAAACTACCACCGAACCATTCCAAATTCAAGAACATCGCCATGCAATATTTTGCGGGGGGAGGAGGGGGCAGGCGTTCTTTCTAACTGACTGATCCCCGGCGCGTCCAGCCACTCGATCTGCCAGTCAAGCTGGCGGCTTCTTCAGCGCCAGAATCAGGGCGTCCTCAACCGGGTTGCTGTAGTAGCCTCGCCGTATTCCTTGAGCGGAAAAGCCCAATTTTTGGTAAAGACCCCGCGCCGCCGCGTTGCTTTGCCGGACTTCCAGAAACGCTCGCTCAGCGCCCAGCGCAAACGCTCTTTCTACTGCCGCAGCCACCAGCGCTCCGCCGATACCGCCGCGGCGCGCCGCGCCACTCACCGCCAGATTCAGTATTTCCGCTTCGCCCGCCACCACACGCGCGCAGATGAATCCCAGCAGTTCCCCGCCCGGCGCATCGGCGGTTGCCACCCACCCAAAACCAGTCACTTGCGCTGAGCCCTGCCTGCTCAACAAATCGGCGTAGGCTTGCGCACTCCAATGCGCCGCGCCCGGAGAAGCCGCCGTCAATTCAGCGGCCGTGACGGCATCGGCAACGGACATGGCGCGCAATGGCATCATTTCCTTTACGGGCCTTCCAGACCTTCTATATATTCCTGAACAATTCGGCGTCCGAAGCACGGACATAGTTGGCGTCCACCGCCGCGGCGTCCACTCCACCGCCCCGGCGCAATCGGTCGATCCCCAAACGCGCCAGAGTATCCGCCATGCAATTAGGCGTGGCCACCAGCGAGGAACCAGGGAATCCCGCGGCAGTGATGGTGTCAGCCCAAAGGCCAATCTCTGGTGAGCAGATTCGCGGCATATTGTTAATGGATGCCGCGGGCAAGCTCCCGCAACGGTCCAACAGGTCACGCAGCGAACCGACTGTTTCCGCACCCACCAATTTCATTTGCTCTCCGGCTCTCTCGTAGATCGCGCCGAACACTTGCGCCCGGCGAGCGTCGAGGATGGGCACCCAAACCACCGGCGTGGCCGCGGCTGAATCAACAGAATCGGCCACCTCTTCAGCCGCACGGGCGATCAGCTCCAGCGTGGAGACGGCCACCACCGGTTTGCCATGCACTTCGGCAAAGCCCTTCACCGCCGCCGCGCCCACGCGTATGGCCGTAAAGGAGCCGGGGCCAATCGAGACAGCGTAGCCTGCCATATCCGCCGTAGTCAGATGATGGCGTCCGAGCAAGCTGGCAATCTCATCGTGCAGCGCCGTGCCCGTCCGCTCGGACGATAGGCCGGCTTGCTCCAGCAGCTCATTGACACCCGCCCCATCCTTCTCTCGATAACATACGAGCGCGATGCTGCCGTGTCCTGAACTGGTTTCGACCGCCAGTAGATATTGATCGTGTACGCTTGTCATTTAACTTCTTCCACACACGCCGCGTAATGGGGAGCTGTCGTCCTGAGCGCGGCGCCTGAGGACAGCGAAGTATATGCTTTGCATTCTTCGCTGGAGCAAAAGCAGATACTTCGTCGCTACGCTCCTCAGGAGGACATTTTCCAAACCGACCCACTACCACGCAATTGTTCAATATACTCCGGATGGAAATGGGTGTGCTACCATTCCGGTTACACCCAAGGGTTGTACGCTAGGAGAATGAGTGGACCGCCAAGTCGTCGAAATCATTTTTCAGATCATCGCTTTTCTGTTCGCCATCAGTGTTCATGAATCAGCGCACGCCTGGTCGGCGAGCTACTTCGGAGACGACACGGCGCGGCTGCTGGGGCGTATCTCGCTCAACCCCATCCGCCACATCGACCCCATCGGCACGGTGTTGATGCCGGTGATGGCCGCGGTCACCGGCGTCCCGCTGCTGGGCTGGGCCAAGCCCACTCCGGTGAACCCATTGCGCCTGCGCCACCGCGTGCGCGACAACATGCTGGTGGCCGCCGCCGGTCCGATCAGCAATTTCATGGTGGCCATCGCCGTGGTCATCGTCTATAAAACTTTGCTGCTGGCCACGGGAGGAAACATCGCGGAAGATTCGCTGCTCTATCCGCTGCTGCTCCTGCTGGATATGGCCTTGACGGTGAACGTGATCCTGGCCGTCTTTAACTTCCTGCCCATCCCGCCGCTCGATGGCAGCCATATTCTGGAGGGCCTGCTGCCGGATTCACTAAAGGATGCCTATGCGTCGCTGCAACAATTCAGCTTCCTCATTCTAATCGCAGTCCTCATGTATGCGGACCTCTCCGTCGTCTATCGTCCCATCCTGGGCTTCTTTTATTTTCTGCTGCTGGCTGGCAATTCCCAGTTCGCGCTTTAGCCGCGACTCTATTCATCGTTATAATGTATGGTTACAATGTATGGGTACCCGCAACGCCATGCAGGAATCAGATTTTTAGCTATCTCGGGAGAGACCTTTAGCCGTGCCGCCAGCCACACCCCTAGCCGTGCCACCGACGACGCCTGCTGTCCCGGCCGACGCTCGTGTCTTGAGCGGACTGCGCCCCACTGGCAAAATTCACATCGGCCACCTGGTCGGCGCGCTTGCCAACTGGATTGAGCTGCAAAAGAAATACAACTGCTATTTCTTCGTCGCCGACTGGCACGCGCTCACCACGCACTACGCCGACACCAGTGGGCTGCAGCAATTCATTCTGGACTCGGTAACGGACTATCTCGCCGTCGGAGTGGACCCTGCAAAGGCCGTGATATTCCAGCAATCGCGCGTGCCCGAGCACGCCGAACTGCACCTGCTGCTCTCTCTCATCACGCCGCTCGGCTGGCTGGAACGCACGCCCACCTACAAGGAGCAGCGCGAGAATATTCAGGACAAGGACCTCGGCACCTACGGCTTCCTCGGCTACCCTGTGCTGCAATCGGCGGACATATTGATTTACAAAGCCGGGTTCGTCCCGGTAGGCGCGGATCAGGTGGCGCACATCGAACTGACGCGTGAAATCTGCCGCCGCTTCGCCAATTTCTACGGGCCGATTTTCCCCGAGCCGCAGCCTCTGCTGACGCCCACGCCACGCCTGCTGGGAACCGATGGCCGCAAGATGTCAAAGAGCTACGGCAACGCCATCTTCCTCAGCGACACGGAAACGGAGATTCGCGCCAAGGTTTCCAACATGCTGACCGACCCGGCGCGCCAGAGGCGCACTGATCCCGGCAACCCGGACGTCTGCCCCGTCTTCGGACTCCACAAACTTTGCTCGCCCCAGGAGACCATAGACACGGTCAACACCGAATGCCGCCGCGCCGGCATCGGCTGCGTGGATTGCAAGAAGCAGATGGCCGGGAATCTGGCGCAGTGGATCGCGCCCTTCACCGAGCGCCGCAACAAGATCGTGCAGCAGCCCGACCAGGTCTGGGACGTGCTGGAGCGGGGATCGCAGCGCGCGAGAGAGACCGCCGCGCAAACCATGGAAGAAGTTCGTGCAGCCATGAACCTGAAGCAACCGGCGCTCGACGCAAAGTAACACCGAGTCCCCCAACCGTCGTCATCCCGAGCGCAGCGAGGGACCTGCTGTTCCGGCGCGACGAAGAACAGCAGTTCCCTCGCTGCGCTCGGGATGACGACTAATTTGGGATGACGACTATTAGGTGAGCGAGAACAAGAAGCAAAACTCGATCGAAGAATAATCATGGATTCATCGCTGAACATTAATATTGAGGCTTACGCCGGGCCGCTGGACCTACTGCTGGACTTGATCCGCAAGCAGGAGATCAACATCTACGACATTCCCATCGCCACCATCACCGGGCAGTATCTCGAATATGTTCACACCAACATCGAGAAGCTGGATACGGAAGTCGCGGGGGATTTTCTGGTGATGGCCGCCACGCTGATTCAGATCAAGTCGAAGATGCTGCTGCCTCCCGACCCCAATGAGGGCGACGAGGATGACGATCCGCGCAAGGAACTGGTCTATCAACTCCTGGAGCACGAAAAGTTCAAGCAGGCGGCGGCGATGTTGCAGCAGAAGCAGATTGTGCAGGCGGCAAGCTGGTCATCACCGGGGTTGCGCGAGTTCCTCTCCTCAGAGGATGGACCCGGCGACGAGCCCGACCTTGCTGTCTCACTGCACGATCTGGTGAAGGCCTTTCAGGCGGTGATTGATCGCGCCAAGGTTCGCCCACTGCTCGATATACCGGAAGAGCAGGTCAGCGTGGCCGAGATGATGCGCACGCTCTGCGACCTGCTCGCCGCGCGCGCCACGCCGGTGCCGTTGAAGGAAGTTTTGGATGGACTGCGCTCGCGCGATGCGGCTGTGGCCACCTTCCTCGCTCTGCTCGAACTGGTGCGACTGCAAGCCATCGCGGTACGCCAGAGCGAACTATTCGGCGAGATCGAGTTGCGCAAACACCGCCAGTTTTCCAATGCCGTCGCCAGTTTGCAGGAAGGCAGTGGCGGCGATTATCGCTGATGTTGTTCGTCCGAGCCGCGACAGTTATGGAGCGGTAACGGTCGGCACACGTTGACCTAACTTTAAATCAGGAATTGGTGGAGACCGCAATACAGCATGAGTGAGATGACTATGGAAGAATTGATGCCGGATAGCCAACAGAATGTGCCGGAGCAGACGCAGAGCGAAGCGGACGCTTCCTCCGCCGACCGCAGCCTGAAGTCCGCGATTGAGGCCATCATCTACGTCGCGAGCGAACCCGTCTCGGTCGAGCAGATCGCCAAGGCCGTCGATAACACGTCGGACGCGGGCGACATCGAGAAAGCGCGAGCCGCCGCGCGGACTGCCGTCATCCGGGCCATCGCGCAGCTTCAGCAGGAGTATCAGATTGACGCCCGCGGCATCGAGATCCGCGAGATCGCCGGCGGCTATAAGATGTTCACCAAGCCCGAGCATCATGACACGGTGCGCCGCTTCGTGAAAGGTCTCACGCCACCGCTGCGCCTGTCGATGGCGGCTCTGGAAACACTGGCCACCATCGCCTATCGCCAGCCGCTCACCGCGCCGGAAATTCAAGCCGTGCGCGGCGTGCAGGGCACCGGCGTGCTGAAAACGCTGCTCGACCGCAAACTGATCCACACCGCCGGACGCAAGAACGTCATCGGCAAACCGATCCTCTATAAGACAACCAAAGAGTTCCTCGTCCAGTTCGGACTGGGCAGCGTCTCTGACCTGCCCAGCATGGAGGAGTTCGAGGCCGTGCTGAAGGCGTCGTTTGGTGACGTCGGCGAGCCCACACTGCCTCTTGAAGAAAATGTTGACGGCGGATTCACGCGCGGCGAAGCCACTTCCGCGCGGGCCGATACCGACGATTCCGATTCCGATACAAATCCGGAAGACCAGAACGATTCAGCAGATAGCGACTCCCATGCCTCTTGAACGTTTGCAAAAAATCATCGCCGCCGCCGGTGTGTGCTCCCGCCGCGCCGCCGAGGAACTCATCACCGCGGGCCGCGTCCGCGTGGACGGCGATATCGTCAACGAGCTGGGCGCGAAGGCTGACCCGGCCGTCTCGGAAATTATAGTGGACGGCAAGCCGCTGCGCCGCGCCGCCCCGCCCGTCTACTTGATGATGAACAAGCCGCGCGGCTGCGTAACCACCACGGATGACCCTGAGGGACGACCCACGGTAATGCAGTTCGTCTCGCGCATCAAAGAGCGGCTCTATCCAGTCGGTCGTCTCGACTTCCACAGCGAAGGCCTGCTGCTGTTCACCAACGACGGCGAGTTCGCCAACCGCATCCTGGCCACCGGCTACGGCATCAACAAAACTTACATGGCCAAGGTTCACGGCACGCCTTCGCCCGAGGCGCTCGCCAACCTGCGCAAGGGCATAATGATGGACGGCCGCCGCACTCTGCCCTCCGAGATTAGCGCGCTCCCGGCGCAAAGTCGCGGCGAAGACTGGCGCGAGCCAAACAAGAAACTGTATGCCGAGAAGGATGCGCGTCGAAATCCGCGCGCAGCAGCAGAGAAGTCCGAGAAGGACGACGGCAACCCGTGGTATGAAGTGATCCTGCAGGAAGGGCGGCAAAACCAAATCCGCCGCATGTTCGAGCTGGTGGGCCATCCCGTGCGCAAGCTGCGCCGGGTGCGCATCGGCCGCCTCAGCCTGGGTCTGCTGAAGCCCGGCGAAGTCCGCCACCTGATGCCCGGCGAAGTCCGCCAGCTCATGATGGGCGAAAAGAATCGCACCGCCAGCGCGCCTAAATTTCCGCGCCCGCTTCGCGCAACATCAGCGGCACCGCGGCCATCCGCGCCGCCCAGGACCGCCACCCGCCCCTACGTCGGACGTCCAGCCGCCGCCCGCACGTTTACACCCCGTCCCATGGGTGAGCGCCCGATGAGCGGCGCACGTCCGTTCAACACACGCCCGGCGCCATCACGTCCAACTGAAAATCGCCCAACCAGCGCGCCCCCATTCAACGATCGCCTGGCGCCATCACGTCCCACGGGCGATCGCCCAGCCAGTTCACGCCCGTTCGCATCGCGCCCCACCGGAGCACGGCCAACCGGCACGCGTCCATTCAGCCCACGCCCGGATTCATTTCGTCCAACGGGAGCTCGGCCAACCGGCGCGCGTCCGTTCGCATCACGCCCAACGGGAGCACGCCCGACCAGCCCGCGTCCATTCAACGACCGCCCGGCTGCATCACGTCCAACTGGTGATCACCCAACCAGCTCACGCCCATTCGCATCACGCCCAACGGGAGCACGCCCGACCGGCGCGCGTCCGTTTGGGGCGCGCCCAACCAACCCACGTCTGGTTTCATCCGGCGCATCTGGCGCTCGGCCAACCGGCTCACGTCCGACAGCGCCACCGCGCCGCCCGTCCGGTGGACCTGGTCGCCCGCCATCCCGCTCCGGTCCACCATCCCGTTCCGGCGCTCCGCGACGCCGTCCGTAGAATATTTCATCTTCATCCCCGCAGGGGATATACAGGATAGCCCGGGGCACCGCCCCCGGAACCTGTTTCATAAAACAATTCGACCCTGAAAGAGTCGCACTCTTGAAGCACCGGGCGCCTGAAAACCTTGTGCGACCCTTTCAGGGTCGAATCGTTTTTTGGGTACGCATCTTACCGGAGGCGGTGCCCCCGGCTATCCTGTATATCCCCTGCGGGGAACTAACTGCGCGATGAACGTGATTTTTTAACTGCACCATTCTGGGACACGTGTAAAATACACGTGTCGGTGGCAGCCCCCAACGAAAATCCAACTGGAGAGAAATCATGGCACGCACCAGCACTTATCTAAATTTCCCACGCTAGACCGAAGCCGCGTTCAATTTCTACAAGTCCGTTTTCGGCAGCGAATTCATTGGCGGGATCATGCGATGGGGCGACATACCCGCGCAGCCCGGCGCGCCGCCGATGTCGGACACGGACAAGAAGCTCATCATGCACATCGAGCTGGCCATCACGGGCGGCCACGTCATCATGGGAACGGACTCTCCCGAGTCCATCGGCCCGGCGCTGAAGTTCGGCAACAACACCTACATCAATCTGGAACCAGACACTCGTGCCGAAACAGAACCTCTATTCAAGGCCCTGTCCGCCGACGGAAAAATCGGGATGCCCCTGCAGGAAATGTTTTGGGGAGCCTACTTCGGCTCCTGCACCGATAAATACGGCGTGCAATGGATGTTCAACTGCGTAGCAAAGTAGCCCTAGCGGCCTCAGAGGAATTCGTTCCCAAGATGCACGTTTAGCGTATCGATGTCCTCCAGTAGAGAGGACATGTGATGAGCGAAGGATCGCAAGTTGACGAATTCGCTCTTATTGGAAGCAGGTTGTCCCTTTTTGTTGATGGGATACCGAGAGACGAACGATGATTCATCAATCTCATCAAATTCATGAGCTGTAGCTACAATCTGCGGAAGCAGTTTCTGGAGCAGCACATCATCGCCGGGAAATAAGCGAGCAAGCAAGTTCTCGATGTTCTCCGCGAGGGGAACCAGTCTGTGCCGAGTTAGGCTGCTGTTAAAATTGTCGGCGTCATCGATCTCCGGGTTCTCCGTGGCCTTGTATATGGCATGTTTGAGGGAAAGCTCAAAGGCGTGTCGATAGAGAAAGATGACCGGATATGCCTCGAACTTCGAAAATCCGCGCCTACGCAGTAGTGACCTTGTGAGAGTTTCTGCCGCTTTTCTATAACCATTCGCAAACACATTTAACGCTCCCTTGGGATCCCCGCAAAAGTAGAAGCCAAATGTGCCGCGACCACCGCTCTTGTTATAGAAGCTCGTAATGCAGTTCTGCCTCGCCCCTAGGCATCCAACTTCATTCCACACTTGCGAACTCTCGCGGTCGTAACAGGCATCCGCAAGGCGGCGAGCAGCCGCGCCACGATTGTCGAGTAAGGCGATACTCATTATAGGACCAGAGGCAGTGGAGTAAGAACAATTCAGTGGGGTACGTCAGGGCACGACTTCAGTCGTGCCGTAACGAGCGGCTGTAATCACGCTTCCGATCTGCCGAAGGCGGGAGCGCAGCGCCAGCGGAGCGACTTGAATGAATTGCTCTTAAGTCCGAGCGTAGTGCAAAGTCCCGCTGTGGCTTCGCCTGCGCTTGGGCCTACGGCAGTAAGGAAAGGATTATCTTCCGCTTATTTTAGGCACGGTTGAAACCGTGCCCTGACGAAGGCAAAAGCAGTCGGCGGAACAATCGGTCCATTTTCAAGCATACGAAAAAAACCCACGGCACAAGAATCGTGCCGTGGCTACCATCAACCCTTTAAGATTCCAAATTGGCACTTAAAGGCTTAACTTCTTCCTGGAATTCGGCGGCCATTCAACGTATGGAATGCATTCACAATGCGATCATCCCACTACGCGATCATGGGGTTGGCTTTTTCAGGGTTGATGCCTAACTCGCCTACGGCTTTGGCTACTGTTTCGGCGGGGATGCGGCCGCACTTCGACAGCTCGTGCAGGGCGGAGAGGGTGATGGACTCGGCGTCCACCTCGAAGTGGCGGCGCAAGTGCTGGCGGTTGTCGCTGCGCCCGAAGCCGTCGGTGCCGAGCGAGTGCAGGCGCGTGCCCAGCCACGGCGTGATCTGGTCGGGGACGATCTTCATGTAATCGGTGGCCGCGATTACCGGGCCTTCGGTCGAATCGAGCAGCGTGTTGACGTAGGGCTTGCGCGGCGATTCCGCCGGGTGCAGAAGGTTCCAGTGCTCGCAGTCGAGCGCGTCGCGGCGCAGTAGGTTGAAGCTGGTTGCGCTCCATACGTCCGCCGACACCCCGTACTTCTCAGCGAGAATCTGCTGCGCGCGCAGCGCTTCGCGCAGGATGGGGCCGCTGCCCAGCAGTTGCACGCGCAGCGGGCTTCCCTTCTTACTCTCAGCGTCTTTATTCGCCACGGCTTCACCAGCCGCAGATGGCGCCGCGCGGAACATGTACAACCCGCGCAGAATGCCTTCGCGCACTCGCGTCTGCCCGCCAGGCTGATCGGCCGGCATGGGCGGCATGGCGTAGTTCTCGTTGTACATGGTGATGTAGTAGAAGATGTCTTCCTGATCGACATACATGCGCCGGATGCCGTCTTC
It includes:
- the rimI gene encoding ribosomal-protein-alanine N-acetyltransferase, translated to MSVADAVTAAELTAASPGAAHWSAQAYADLLSRQGSAQVTGFGWVATADAPGGELLGFICARVVAGEAEILNLAVSGAARRGGIGGALVAAAVERAFALGAERAFLEVRQSNAAARGLYQKLGFSAQGIRRGYYSNPVEDALILALKKPPA
- the tsaB gene encoding tRNA (adenosine(37)-N6)-threonylcarbamoyltransferase complex dimerization subunit type 1 TsaB, producing the protein MTSVHDQYLLAVETSSGHGSIALVCYREKDGAGVNELLEQAGLSSERTGTALHDEIASLLGRHHLTTADMAGYAVSIGPGSFTAIRVGAAAVKGFAEVHGKPVVAVSTLELIARAAEEVADSVDSAAATPVVWVPILDARRAQVFGAIYERAGEQMKLVGAETVGSLRDLLDRCGSLPAASINNMPRICSPEIGLWADTITAAGFPGSSLVATPNCMADTLARLGIDRLRRGGGVDAAAVDANYVRASDAELFRNI
- a CDS encoding site-2 protease family protein encodes the protein MDRQVVEIIFQIIAFLFAISVHESAHAWSASYFGDDTARLLGRISLNPIRHIDPIGTVLMPVMAAVTGVPLLGWAKPTPVNPLRLRHRVRDNMLVAAAGPISNFMVAIAVVIVYKTLLLATGGNIAEDSLLYPLLLLLDMALTVNVILAVFNFLPIPPLDGSHILEGLLPDSLKDAYASLQQFSFLILIAVLMYADLSVVYRPILGFFYFLLLAGNSQFAL
- the trpS gene encoding tryptophan--tRNA ligase, giving the protein MPPTTPAVPADARVLSGLRPTGKIHIGHLVGALANWIELQKKYNCYFFVADWHALTTHYADTSGLQQFILDSVTDYLAVGVDPAKAVIFQQSRVPEHAELHLLLSLITPLGWLERTPTYKEQRENIQDKDLGTYGFLGYPVLQSADILIYKAGFVPVGADQVAHIELTREICRRFANFYGPIFPEPQPLLTPTPRLLGTDGRKMSKSYGNAIFLSDTETEIRAKVSNMLTDPARQRRTDPGNPDVCPVFGLHKLCSPQETIDTVNTECRRAGIGCVDCKKQMAGNLAQWIAPFTERRNKIVQQPDQVWDVLERGSQRARETAAQTMEEVRAAMNLKQPALDAK
- a CDS encoding chromosome segregation protein ScpA — protein: MDSSLNINIEAYAGPLDLLLDLIRKQEINIYDIPIATITGQYLEYVHTNIEKLDTEVAGDFLVMAATLIQIKSKMLLPPDPNEGDEDDDPRKELVYQLLEHEKFKQAAAMLQQKQIVQAASWSSPGLREFLSSEDGPGDEPDLAVSLHDLVKAFQAVIDRAKVRPLLDIPEEQVSVAEMMRTLCDLLAARATPVPLKEVLDGLRSRDAAVATFLALLELVRLQAIAVRQSELFGEIELRKHRQFSNAVASLQEGSGGDYR
- the scpB gene encoding SMC-Scp complex subunit ScpB, with translation MSEMTMEELMPDSQQNVPEQTQSEADASSADRSLKSAIEAIIYVASEPVSVEQIAKAVDNTSDAGDIEKARAAARTAVIRAIAQLQQEYQIDARGIEIREIAGGYKMFTKPEHHDTVRRFVKGLTPPLRLSMAALETLATIAYRQPLTAPEIQAVRGVQGTGVLKTLLDRKLIHTAGRKNVIGKPILYKTTKEFLVQFGLGSVSDLPSMEEFEAVLKASFGDVGEPTLPLEENVDGGFTRGEATSARADTDDSDSDTNPEDQNDSADSDSHAS
- a CDS encoding pseudouridine synthase, translated to MPLERLQKIIAAAGVCSRRAAEELITAGRVRVDGDIVNELGAKADPAVSEIIVDGKPLRRAAPPVYLMMNKPRGCVTTTDDPEGRPTVMQFVSRIKERLYPVGRLDFHSEGLLLFTNDGEFANRILATGYGINKTYMAKVHGTPSPEALANLRKGIMMDGRRTLPSEISALPAQSRGEDWREPNKKLYAEKDARRNPRAAAEKSEKDDGNPWYEVILQEGRQNQIRRMFELVGHPVRKLRRVRIGRLSLGLLKPGEVRHLMPGEVRQLMMGEKNRTASAPKFPRPLRATSAAPRPSAPPRTATRPYVGRPAAARTFTPRPMGERPMSGARPFNTRPAPSRPTENRPTSAPPFNDRLAPSRPTGDRPASSRPFASRPTGARPTGTRPFSPRPDSFRPTGARPTGARPFASRPTGARPTSPRPFNDRPAASRPTGDHPTSSRPFASRPTGARPTGARPFGARPTNPRLVSSGASGARPTGSRPTAPPRRPSGGPGRPPSRSGPPSRSGAPRRRP